Proteins co-encoded in one Deltaproteobacteria bacterium genomic window:
- a CDS encoding DUF3883 domain-containing protein, which yields MRYIEVKARKDEGLVALTCNEWFKAKRFKEQYWLYVIANAAVNPTLYIINNPLENLNVQEKVEVVRFIVPLEEWKNTGVKA from the coding sequence ATTAGATATATAGAGGTTAAGGCGAGGAAGGACGAAGGTCTTGTGGCTCTTACTTGCAATGAATGGTTTAAAGCAAAGAGATTCAAAGAACAGTACTGGCTTTATGTGATCGCCAATGCAGCCGTAAATCCAACCCTTTACATAATCAATAACCCCTTAGAGAATTTAAATGTTCAGGAAAAGGTCGAGGTTGTGAGGTTTATAGTTCCTCTAGAGGAATGGAAGAATACGGGGGTAAAGGCATGA